A section of the Gloeobacter violaceus PCC 7421 genome encodes:
- a CDS encoding zinc-dependent alcohol dehydrogenase produces MKAVCWHGAGDVRVETVPDPAILYPRDAIIKVTSTAICGSDLHLYDGVIPTMQKGDILGHEFMGEVVEVGAAVKNLRKGDRVVVPFTIACGHCHFCERTLWSLCDNSNPNAWMAEKVYGSTSGSGLFGYSHLFGGYAGGQAEYVRVPFADTGPMKVPESLTDEQVLFLTDIFPTGYMAAENCNIQPGDTVAVWGCGPVGQFAIKSAYMLGADRVIGIDRHPKRLKMAKEQGGAEVLNLDEVEVGEALKEMTGGWGPSHCIDAVGLEAHGSGIEGIYDNVMNALKLETDKPAALRQAIVACRKGGTVSIPGVYGGLLDKMPMGAAFAKGLTFKMGQTHVHRYLQPLLERIVQGELDPTFVITHRLKLDDAPEGYRTFRDQKDDCIKVVLKP; encoded by the coding sequence ATGAAAGCGGTTTGCTGGCACGGTGCGGGCGATGTGCGGGTTGAGACCGTCCCGGATCCGGCCATTCTTTATCCTCGCGACGCCATTATCAAAGTAACCTCCACGGCCATCTGCGGCTCGGATTTGCACCTCTATGACGGGGTGATCCCGACGATGCAAAAAGGCGACATTCTTGGCCACGAATTCATGGGCGAAGTGGTCGAAGTCGGGGCGGCCGTCAAGAACCTGCGCAAGGGCGATCGCGTGGTGGTGCCCTTCACCATCGCCTGCGGCCACTGCCACTTCTGCGAGCGGACGCTGTGGTCGCTGTGCGACAACTCCAACCCCAATGCCTGGATGGCCGAGAAAGTCTACGGATCTACCTCCGGTTCCGGGCTTTTTGGGTATTCGCACCTGTTCGGAGGCTACGCGGGCGGACAGGCGGAGTACGTGCGGGTTCCCTTCGCGGATACCGGACCGATGAAGGTACCCGAAAGCCTGACGGACGAGCAAGTGTTGTTCTTGACCGACATCTTTCCGACCGGTTATATGGCGGCGGAGAACTGCAACATCCAGCCGGGGGACACGGTGGCGGTCTGGGGTTGCGGGCCGGTTGGGCAGTTTGCGATTAAAAGTGCCTACATGCTCGGGGCGGACCGGGTGATCGGTATCGACCGCCATCCCAAGCGCCTCAAAATGGCCAAGGAGCAGGGGGGTGCCGAGGTGCTCAACCTCGACGAGGTAGAGGTGGGTGAGGCCCTTAAAGAAATGACCGGCGGTTGGGGGCCGAGCCACTGCATCGACGCGGTGGGTCTGGAAGCCCACGGCAGCGGCATCGAAGGGATTTACGACAACGTCATGAACGCCTTGAAGCTGGAGACCGACAAGCCCGCCGCCCTGCGCCAGGCAATCGTCGCCTGCCGCAAAGGCGGCACAGTCTCGATCCCCGGCGTCTACGGCGGCCTACTCGACAAGATGCCCATGGGGGCGGCGTTTGCCAAGGGGCTTACCTTCAAGATGGGCCAGACCCATGTCCACCGCTACTTGCAACCACTGTTGGAACGCATCGTGCAGGGCGAACTCGATCCGACTTTCGTGATCACCCACCGCCTCAAACTCGACGACGCACCGGAAGGCTACCGGACCTTCCGCGATCAAAAAGACGACTGTATCAAGGTTGTGCTCAAGCCTTGA